The following proteins are encoded in a genomic region of Gammaproteobacteria bacterium:
- a CDS encoding SDR family oxidoreductase, whose protein sequence is MSQFEQEKQPGMNVFIIGFGDIGCRVARLCRQQGYDVGAISRQPGKCSQEVTAVTADLDDPDSLRDLPLQEKVLFYFAPPPVSGCSDSRMTNLVAALNRQPDQQPKKVVLISTTAVYGDCGGQWIDETAIVQPQTARGQRRLDAEQQMLRWTQQYAIPLVILRVGGIYGPKRLPLDRLRQGLPILLESQSPYTNRIHEDDLAAICLAAAQQNVSGYFNVSDGHPGTMSRYFKDIARAMDLAPPPEVNMDTAREVMSAGMLSYLQESRRLNNTKLLQELDIELRYPNFEQGLKACVAELATQWDKS, encoded by the coding sequence ATGAGCCAATTCGAGCAGGAGAAACAACCCGGCATGAATGTGTTTATTATAGGCTTCGGCGATATAGGTTGCCGGGTAGCCCGTTTGTGCCGACAGCAGGGCTATGATGTCGGTGCTATCAGCCGGCAGCCCGGGAAATGTTCCCAAGAAGTGACAGCAGTCACGGCGGATTTGGATGACCCCGACAGTTTGCGGGATCTGCCGTTACAGGAGAAAGTCCTGTTTTATTTCGCACCACCACCGGTATCAGGCTGCAGTGATTCCCGTATGACTAACTTGGTTGCGGCACTGAACCGACAACCCGACCAACAACCCAAAAAAGTTGTACTCATCAGCACCACCGCAGTATACGGTGATTGCGGCGGCCAGTGGATAGACGAAACAGCAATAGTACAGCCGCAAACGGCTCGAGGCCAACGGCGCCTGGATGCGGAACAACAAATGCTGCGCTGGACCCAACAATATGCCATACCCCTGGTAATTCTGCGTGTTGGGGGAATTTACGGTCCCAAGCGACTGCCTCTGGATCGCTTGCGCCAAGGGTTGCCCATTTTGTTGGAATCTCAGTCACCCTATACCAACCGAATTCACGAAGACGATCTGGCTGCTATCTGCCTGGCAGCAGCACAGCAAAATGTCTCCGGGTACTTTAATGTGAGCGATGGACATCCCGGTACCATGTCACGCTATTTTAAAGATATTGCTAGAGCTATGGATTTAGCGCCACCACCGGAAGTGAACATGGATACAGCCCGAGAGGTCATGAGTGCCGGTATGCTATCTTATTTGCAGGAATCGCGACGGCTCAACAATACCAAGTTGTTGCAGGAACTGGACATAGAACTGCGGTATCCTAACTTTGAACAAGGGCTCAAAGCCTGTGTTGCAGAGTTAGCCACGCAATGGGATAAATCTTAA
- the hemC gene encoding hydroxymethylbilane synthase produces MTDTLRIATRKSPLALWQAEYVKSRLLELHPNLQVELVKLVTQGDKILDTPLAKVGGKGLFVKELEQGMLRGEADIAVHSMKDVPVAFPEGLHLAVICEREDPRDAFVSNRIASLDELPQGSVVGTSSLRRQCQLRHVRPDLVIKDLRGNVNTRLAKLDAGEYDAIILASAGLIRLGFEDRIKAFIDTDTSLPAIGQGAVGIECRNNDERVLAYIEPLNHELTRICVSAERALNERLEGGCQVPIGGFAELNQGELRLRGLVGQPDGSVMIKGQVQGTAEQAEQLGRDLADDLLSRGARKILDEVYRGGS; encoded by the coding sequence ATGACAGACACCCTTCGCATTGCAACACGCAAAAGTCCCTTGGCTTTATGGCAAGCCGAATACGTTAAAAGCCGTTTGTTGGAATTACACCCCAATCTCCAAGTAGAACTGGTTAAACTGGTGACTCAAGGGGACAAAATCCTGGATACGCCTTTGGCCAAAGTGGGTGGGAAGGGATTGTTTGTCAAAGAGCTGGAACAGGGCATGTTGCGAGGTGAAGCGGACATTGCGGTTCATTCGATGAAAGATGTGCCGGTGGCCTTCCCCGAAGGTTTGCATCTGGCGGTGATTTGCGAGCGCGAAGATCCGCGTGATGCATTTGTGTCCAATCGTATCGCCAGTTTGGATGAGTTACCCCAAGGTTCGGTGGTTGGAACCTCCAGCTTACGACGCCAATGCCAGTTGCGGCATGTTAGACCGGATTTGGTGATCAAAGATTTGCGCGGCAATGTGAACACCCGCTTGGCCAAATTGGATGCAGGGGAATATGACGCTATTATCCTGGCCAGTGCCGGTTTGATTCGCTTGGGATTTGAAGATCGCATTAAGGCTTTTATTGACACTGACACCAGCTTACCCGCCATTGGACAGGGGGCTGTGGGAATTGAGTGCCGCAATAACGACGAGCGGGTACTGGCTTATATTGAACCCCTGAATCATGAACTCACCCGGATTTGTGTTTCCGCGGAGCGGGCCTTGAATGAACGTTTGGAAGGAGGTTGCCAGGTTCCCATTGGTGGTTTTGCGGAATTGAACCAGGGTGAGTTGCGTTTACGTGGTCTGGTGGGACAACCGGATGGCAGTGTTATGATTAAAGGACAAGTGCAGGGAACCGCAGAACAGGCGGAACAATTGGGCCGGGATTTGGCAGATGATTTACTATCCAGGGGAGCACGCAAAATTCTGGATGAAGTGTATCGTGGCGGTTCTTGA
- a CDS encoding uroporphyrinogen-III synthase: MAVLDQHTIVVTRPAGQSQALCDRLRRSGASVLEFPVMTIVATEVTGFQHTLEQLTGFDLAIFISANAVRYACKHIPRFPASLKVAAVGQASARALQEQGVNVDIFPKDVYNSEALLQLAPLQNVSGKNIVIFRGQGGRELLAQTLQQRGANVVYAEVYRRDKPQTPATALLDLWKKKQLDAIVITSNEGLQNLYDMVGETGRPFLRQTTLLLVSERARTLAQQLGCQGPLLVADKADDTAIHSTLINWATTQSLDES; this comes from the coding sequence GTGGCGGTTCTTGATCAGCACACCATAGTGGTCACCCGGCCGGCAGGCCAGTCTCAAGCTTTATGCGATCGATTACGACGATCCGGCGCGTCAGTGCTGGAGTTTCCCGTCATGACCATCGTGGCCACAGAGGTTACCGGTTTTCAACATACGTTGGAGCAACTGACGGGTTTTGATCTGGCCATATTCATCAGTGCAAATGCGGTGCGGTATGCCTGCAAACATATTCCCCGCTTCCCCGCTTCACTAAAAGTGGCAGCCGTAGGCCAAGCCAGTGCTCGGGCATTGCAGGAACAGGGAGTGAATGTGGACATTTTTCCCAAGGATGTCTACAACAGTGAGGCGCTGCTGCAATTGGCACCATTACAAAATGTGAGCGGTAAAAATATCGTCATATTCCGGGGCCAAGGCGGTAGAGAATTATTAGCGCAAACACTGCAACAACGCGGTGCAAACGTGGTCTATGCAGAAGTGTATCGGCGCGACAAGCCTCAAACGCCTGCTACGGCATTGTTGGATTTATGGAAAAAAAAGCAATTGGATGCCATAGTCATTACCAGTAACGAGGGCTTGCAGAACTTATATGACATGGTGGGTGAAACAGGACGGCCTTTTCTGCGGCAAACCACGTTGCTGCTGGTGAGTGAGCGTGCTCGAACCTTGGCGCAACAGCTGGGTTGCCAGGGTCCCTTGTTGGTGGCGGATAAAGCGGATGATACCGCCATACACTCTACCTTGATTAATTGGGCTACAACACAATCGTTGGATGAATCATGA
- a CDS encoding protein phosphatase 2C domain-containing protein yields MDYIIGTTSLLGNRKANQDRVGIAEKPEAVLLVLADGMSGHAGGKLAADTFVDSVIQSFHNCKFPVGNPRKFMRDVITIANQDVIEAGARHNPPQQPRTTCVMALIQNGQACWAHVGDSRFYIFRHGYTHVRTVDHSKVAELRQQGKITEAQMLKHPERHIITRCIGTPKLRILPSVSETEELEHDDVLLLCTDGLWGAVSEETVRQYMEEPHLEESLEQLATQAETASYPNADNVSAVALKWNSKKGKKFIREEASEQEFDDLSEGLDAIDLVLKQLEQNK; encoded by the coding sequence ATGGACTATATTATCGGCACCACTTCATTATTAGGAAACCGCAAAGCAAACCAAGATCGGGTTGGTATTGCCGAAAAACCCGAAGCCGTTTTACTGGTATTGGCCGATGGCATGAGCGGTCATGCCGGGGGTAAACTGGCTGCGGACACATTTGTGGACAGCGTGATTCAATCCTTTCACAACTGTAAGTTCCCAGTTGGTAACCCGCGAAAATTTATGCGCGATGTGATTACCATCGCCAACCAGGATGTTATAGAAGCCGGTGCCCGTCACAACCCACCACAACAGCCGCGTACCACCTGTGTAATGGCTTTAATCCAAAACGGGCAGGCCTGTTGGGCCCATGTGGGCGACAGTCGTTTTTACATATTTCGCCACGGCTACACCCATGTGCGCACGGTGGATCACTCCAAAGTGGCCGAATTACGGCAACAAGGCAAAATCACCGAAGCACAAATGTTGAAACATCCGGAACGGCACATCATTACTCGTTGTATTGGCACCCCAAAATTGCGCATTTTACCCAGTGTTTCCGAAACCGAAGAATTGGAACATGATGATGTTTTACTGTTATGTACAGACGGGCTCTGGGGTGCAGTCAGTGAGGAAACTGTGAGGCAGTACATGGAAGAACCCCATTTGGAGGAGTCTTTGGAACAGTTGGCCACCCAAGCGGAGACGGCCTCCTATCCCAATGCCGACAACGTCAGCGCAGTCGCTCTCAAGTGGAATTCTAAAAAAGGCAAAAAATTCATTCGCGAAGAAGCTTCCGAGCAGGAGTTTGACGATTTATCCGAAGGGCTGGACGCCATCGACCTGGTATTAAAGCAATTGGAGCAGAATAAATAG
- the coaBC gene encoding bifunctional phosphopantothenoylcysteine decarboxylase/phosphopantothenate--cysteine ligase CoaBC, protein MSEFSEQNTNVMSTLSNKNIILGVTGSIAAYKAAELLRLLQAAGATVRVVMTPAATEFVAPLTFQALSGFPVHQHLLDEEAEAGMGHIELARWGDALVIAPASANSIAGLAQGSADTLLSALSLATTAPVAVAPAMNQHMWINSVTQDNIATLKKRQITILGPDEGEQACGDIGPGRMLQPQAICQAIEQLFRPGSLNGVRVLVSAGPTREALDPVRYLSNRSSGKMGFALARAAVEAGAHCTLVSGPVFLQTPEPNKVKRIDVVSAAQMHEAVLQQAPQHHIFISAAAVADYRPVSTQTQKMKKSSETLTLELQRNPDILSDVAQQFPQVFTVGFAAETQDLEQYAQDKLHRKNLNMIAANLVGEKQGFDAEDNALNVYWIQGEEKRYEAIAPANKSLVARQLIALIAAIYKP, encoded by the coding sequence ATGAGCGAGTTTTCTGAGCAAAATACCAATGTAATGAGCACATTATCCAACAAAAACATTATCCTGGGCGTCACCGGCAGCATTGCCGCTTATAAAGCCGCGGAACTGCTGCGTCTGTTACAGGCGGCAGGTGCCACAGTTCGTGTGGTTATGACTCCGGCGGCTACCGAGTTTGTAGCCCCGTTGACGTTTCAAGCCTTAAGCGGTTTTCCCGTACATCAACATTTGTTGGATGAAGAGGCGGAAGCCGGCATGGGACATATTGAGCTGGCGCGCTGGGGCGACGCATTGGTAATCGCCCCGGCTAGCGCAAACAGCATTGCCGGGTTGGCACAGGGTTCTGCGGATACTCTATTATCCGCGCTCAGCCTGGCAACAACAGCCCCGGTTGCCGTAGCTCCCGCCATGAATCAGCATATGTGGATCAACTCAGTAACTCAAGATAATATTGCCACGCTGAAAAAGCGACAAATTACCATTTTGGGACCGGATGAAGGTGAGCAAGCCTGCGGCGATATAGGCCCTGGAAGGATGCTGCAACCTCAGGCCATCTGCCAAGCCATTGAACAACTGTTTCGACCTGGCTCACTCAACGGTGTGCGGGTATTGGTATCAGCCGGCCCCACTCGCGAAGCGTTGGACCCGGTCCGTTATCTCAGCAATCGCAGTTCAGGGAAAATGGGGTTTGCATTGGCGCGTGCCGCCGTGGAAGCCGGTGCTCACTGCACCCTGGTAAGCGGCCCGGTGTTTTTGCAAACCCCCGAACCCAACAAAGTGAAGCGCATTGATGTGGTGTCTGCCGCACAAATGCATGAGGCCGTGTTGCAACAGGCGCCGCAACACCATATTTTTATCAGCGCGGCTGCGGTGGCGGACTATCGACCAGTGTCGACTCAAACACAGAAAATGAAAAAGTCCTCTGAGACGCTTACCCTGGAACTGCAACGCAATCCGGACATTCTTAGCGACGTGGCACAACAATTTCCCCAGGTGTTCACCGTGGGTTTTGCTGCCGAGACCCAGGATCTGGAACAATATGCCCAAGACAAATTACACCGGAAAAACCTGAATATGATCGCCGCCAATCTGGTCGGTGAGAAACAGGGTTTTGATGCCGAAGACAATGCCCTGAACGTATACTGGATCCAGGGTGAGGAGAAGCGTTATGAGGCCATTGCACCTGCCAACAAATCCCTGGTAGCTCGGCAGTTAATCGCCTTGATTGCCGCGATTTACAAACCTTAA
- a CDS encoding uroporphyrinogen-III C-methyltransferase encodes MSTNDNNPKREPSIPEPSTAESSKPEPAKPEPAKPEASIPDSKTPAKDNEATVKPDMPEGKPAATKETAGGRVKSGAIKSNSIKIMVTAFVLLPLGALAVATYMNFQSIVTAHSNNESLQQQNDQLKQQFSVLEQSLSRLTDTTQTLDRTAQDQGTEQTLIKDSLKRLTEEVRDKGRDPILWQFAEIEYLLAIANHRILLERDVGTAIVALQDADKLLDSIGDPALIPIRKQIAAELLALRSVSIPDVSGMAVRLSVLAEGIEKLPLQSRLRPQTAKAVTEETLSGWDGLMQKILGDLKGVVSLRRNDEVIEPLLPPEEQHYLAQNLGLKLEESRMALLRRDTAVFQTHLKDTEQWVGRYFDKESPAVVDVLKTMAEFQSTELKPELPDISGSLRKLKAWVDQHHKRRSGAPAAKTDAKRNARAESKTTEPEVATEGPKE; translated from the coding sequence ATGAGTACGAACGACAATAATCCCAAACGAGAACCTTCGATTCCAGAACCTTCAACTGCAGAATCATCGAAACCAGAACCAGCGAAACCAGAACCAGCGAAACCAGAGGCATCTATCCCAGATTCAAAAACGCCGGCGAAAGATAATGAAGCTACGGTAAAACCCGACATGCCCGAGGGTAAACCCGCCGCAACAAAAGAAACAGCCGGCGGTCGCGTTAAAAGCGGCGCCATCAAAAGCAATAGCATCAAAATTATGGTGACCGCCTTTGTACTGTTGCCATTAGGGGCACTTGCCGTTGCCACTTATATGAACTTTCAATCCATTGTTACCGCCCATAGCAACAACGAAAGTTTGCAACAGCAGAACGATCAATTGAAACAGCAATTCAGTGTTTTGGAGCAATCCCTAAGCCGCTTAACCGATACCACCCAAACACTGGATAGAACTGCACAAGATCAGGGTACGGAGCAAACTCTCATTAAAGATTCCCTTAAACGCCTGACCGAAGAAGTAAGGGACAAGGGTCGGGATCCCATTTTGTGGCAGTTTGCCGAAATCGAATATTTATTGGCTATTGCCAATCATCGCATATTACTGGAACGGGATGTGGGCACAGCTATTGTCGCCTTACAAGATGCGGATAAACTTCTGGATAGCATTGGTGATCCGGCTTTAATTCCCATTCGCAAACAAATTGCCGCAGAGCTGCTGGCACTAAGATCGGTTTCCATTCCCGACGTGAGCGGTATGGCTGTGCGCTTGAGTGTTTTGGCCGAAGGCATTGAGAAACTGCCTTTACAAAGTCGGCTGCGGCCGCAGACAGCTAAGGCGGTAACGGAGGAAACCCTTTCCGGTTGGGATGGCCTGATGCAAAAAATTCTAGGCGATTTAAAAGGGGTGGTGTCCTTGCGTCGCAACGATGAAGTAATAGAGCCTTTGCTTCCCCCCGAAGAGCAACACTATCTGGCACAGAATCTGGGTTTAAAACTGGAAGAATCACGCATGGCATTGCTACGCCGGGATACGGCCGTATTTCAGACCCACTTAAAGGATACGGAGCAATGGGTGGGGCGCTATTTTGACAAGGAGTCACCTGCGGTGGTTGATGTATTGAAAACCATGGCTGAGTTTCAGTCCACGGAGTTGAAACCCGAGTTGCCCGATATTAGTGGTTCACTACGCAAACTGAAGGCTTGGGTAGATCAGCACCACAAACGCCGTAGTGGCGCTCCTGCAGCCAAGACTGACGCCAAAAGGAATGCTCGAGCAGAATCCAAAACCACCGAACCTGAGGTTGCCACCGAGGGGCCAAAGGAATAG
- a CDS encoding CDP-6-deoxy-delta-3,4-glucoseen reductase — MSFQIQLQPGEHQFSISEQESVLDAALRQGLNFPYGCRSGYCGACKCRLLNGRVDYATPPEALSVEEMDQNIVLSCQARAQTDLELQVNLLDANSKLQVKKLPCRVAGKQKLTHDVMELGLKLPATERLQFFAGQYIDFLLADGRRRSFSIANAPHDDELIMLHIRHVEGGDFTGHVFNHIKEKDILRIEGPLGGFVLQESDRPLLFMAGGTGFAPVKSMIEHLIAEQAGRSIHLYWGARAKHDLYMHDLAIHWATQHDHILYTPVLSAPAVTDDWTGHKGLVHEAIAAEYPDLSGFDIYASGPPAMVQAGQSAFLKQGMLRERYFSDAFEFQTPKES, encoded by the coding sequence ATGAGTTTCCAAATACAACTGCAACCCGGCGAGCACCAATTTTCAATTAGCGAGCAAGAAAGTGTGCTGGATGCAGCCTTGCGACAGGGTCTGAATTTCCCCTACGGTTGCCGCAGCGGTTATTGTGGTGCCTGTAAATGCCGTCTGCTCAATGGCCGGGTGGATTATGCTACCCCCCCAGAAGCTTTATCTGTGGAAGAAATGGACCAGAATATTGTATTAAGCTGCCAGGCCCGCGCCCAAACCGATTTGGAGCTGCAGGTGAATCTGTTGGATGCCAATTCCAAACTGCAGGTGAAGAAACTGCCTTGCCGAGTGGCCGGCAAACAAAAACTGACTCACGATGTGATGGAACTGGGATTGAAGTTACCTGCGACCGAGCGTCTGCAATTTTTTGCCGGACAGTACATTGATTTTCTACTGGCCGACGGCCGTCGCCGCAGTTTCTCTATTGCCAATGCTCCCCACGATGATGAGCTCATCATGTTACATATTCGCCATGTGGAAGGTGGAGATTTTACCGGCCATGTATTTAACCATATCAAGGAAAAAGACATCTTACGGATAGAGGGACCATTGGGAGGGTTTGTATTGCAGGAATCGGATCGACCCCTACTGTTCATGGCCGGGGGTACCGGCTTCGCGCCCGTCAAGAGTATGATCGAACACTTGATTGCGGAGCAAGCCGGCCGGTCGATCCATTTGTATTGGGGCGCCAGAGCGAAACACGACTTATATATGCATGATCTGGCCATTCACTGGGCCACGCAGCATGATCACATATTGTATACACCGGTTCTGTCTGCTCCGGCTGTCACCGACGATTGGACCGGTCACAAAGGTCTGGTCCATGAAGCTATCGCGGCGGAATATCCGGATCTCAGCGGGTTTGACATCTATGCCAGCGGCCCACCCGCCATGGTGCAAGCAGGACAATCGGCATTTTTAAAACAGGGAATGCTACGGGAACGCTATTTCTCTGACGCCTTTGAGTTCCAGACTCCTAAGGAATCCTGA
- the radC gene encoding DNA repair protein RadC — MAISDWPLQERPREKMLQRGAAALSDAELLAIFLRTGVKGKSAVDLSRELLQRFGSLRALLTADQNAFCRHPGLGQAKYVQLQAVLEMSRRHLQETLQRGQALSSPLDTREYLVAHLRDYPHEVFACLFLDNRHRVIQFEEMFRGTINGASVHPREVVKRALSLNSASVIFAHNHPSGVAEPSEADHRITTRLVQALELVDIRVLDHFVIGDGEAVSFAERGFL; from the coding sequence ATGGCGATTTCGGACTGGCCCTTGCAGGAGCGTCCGCGGGAGAAAATGTTGCAGCGTGGAGCTGCCGCTTTGTCTGACGCGGAGTTGCTGGCCATATTTTTACGCACTGGCGTAAAAGGAAAAAGTGCTGTGGATTTATCCCGGGAATTGCTGCAGCGATTTGGCAGCTTGCGAGCCTTGTTGACGGCTGACCAAAACGCGTTTTGTCGTCATCCCGGATTGGGGCAGGCCAAGTATGTGCAGCTTCAGGCCGTATTGGAAATGTCCCGGCGTCATTTGCAAGAAACCTTGCAGCGGGGCCAGGCACTCAGCAGTCCCTTGGATACACGCGAATATTTAGTCGCGCACTTACGGGATTATCCTCATGAAGTGTTCGCCTGTTTGTTTCTGGACAATCGACATCGGGTGATTCAATTTGAAGAGATGTTTCGTGGAACCATTAATGGCGCCTCGGTACATCCCCGAGAAGTGGTTAAACGAGCCTTGAGTTTGAATAGTGCTTCGGTGATTTTCGCCCACAATCATCCTTCCGGCGTTGCCGAACCCAGCGAAGCGGATCATCGCATTACTACGCGTTTGGTGCAGGCGCTGGAGCTGGTGGACATTCGCGTGCTGGACCATTTTGTGATTGGAGATGGGGAAGCGGTTTCTTTCGCGGAACGGGGCTTTTTATAG
- a CDS encoding heme biosynthesis protein HemY, whose translation MKLLLLVIITLALSVLLGLAVKDDSGYVLINAYGYTAETSLLFLVVLMALLFTALYFTLRFYANIKYVPRGYKLWRSRQNSSKANETLIKGLIELSEGNWSDAEKNVVKYANQQPASLLNYLAAARAAQEQGAYERRDTYLRSAHQSTPSADIAVGLTQAELQLDQNQLEQALATLRRLQQLAPKHKRVLKNLAKLYRDLGDWNHLVELIPILRKRKVFSPERISEMEEQAFMRLLDMAVTDERLSLQDVWYRIPQPLQEKEAILCQYVNFLLETGNSNVAEPLLRNALKKNWSESLVRLYGIVDAPEPKRQLQTAESWLSSHENNATVLLTLGRLSLRNRLWGKARDYFEASIGAGSLAEAYHELGHLLEKLGEMDKAIKCYRKGLEYSPGCHYGIAQNLSAHEVEHKPRLSPPGN comes from the coding sequence ATGAAACTGCTGTTATTGGTTATTATCACGCTGGCCCTATCCGTACTCTTAGGCTTGGCAGTAAAAGACGATTCCGGTTATGTGCTGATCAATGCCTACGGCTACACGGCGGAAACCTCCTTGCTTTTTTTAGTGGTGTTGATGGCACTGCTGTTTACGGCGCTATACTTTACCCTGCGTTTTTACGCCAATATAAAATATGTACCGCGGGGTTATAAACTATGGCGCAGTCGCCAGAATTCCAGCAAGGCCAATGAAACTCTTATTAAAGGATTGATTGAACTCAGTGAGGGCAATTGGTCCGATGCGGAAAAAAATGTGGTGAAATACGCGAATCAACAACCTGCCTCCTTACTCAACTATCTGGCTGCGGCGCGTGCAGCTCAGGAACAGGGCGCGTATGAACGCCGTGATACTTATTTACGCAGTGCACATCAGAGCACGCCATCAGCGGACATTGCGGTTGGGTTGACTCAGGCAGAACTGCAACTGGACCAAAATCAATTGGAACAGGCTCTGGCCACGCTGCGAAGGCTGCAGCAACTGGCCCCCAAGCATAAGCGTGTACTGAAGAATTTGGCAAAATTGTATAGGGATCTGGGCGATTGGAACCATCTGGTGGAATTGATTCCTATCTTGCGGAAACGCAAGGTCTTCAGTCCCGAGCGTATCAGCGAAATGGAAGAACAGGCTTTTATGCGGTTATTGGATATGGCCGTTACCGATGAGCGCCTCAGTCTGCAGGATGTGTGGTATCGCATTCCCCAGCCACTGCAGGAGAAAGAAGCTATTTTGTGCCAGTACGTGAATTTTTTGCTGGAGACCGGCAACAGCAATGTTGCAGAACCTTTGTTGCGTAATGCGCTGAAAAAAAATTGGAGTGAATCATTGGTACGCTTGTATGGCATTGTGGATGCGCCGGAGCCCAAGCGGCAGTTACAAACCGCCGAGTCCTGGTTATCCAGCCATGAAAACAATGCCACGGTTTTACTCACCCTGGGGCGCTTAAGTTTACGCAATCGCTTGTGGGGTAAGGCGCGAGATTATTTTGAAGCCAGCATAGGCGCCGGCTCTTTGGCTGAGGCTTACCACGAACTGGGGCATTTGCTGGAGAAACTGGGAGAAATGGACAAGGCCATCAAATGCTATCGCAAAGGGTTAGAATATTCACCGGGCTGTCATTATGGTATTGCCCAAAACCTGTCGGCGCACGAGGTGGAACATAAGCCGCGCTTGTCGCCACCCGGAAACTAA
- a CDS encoding class 1 fructose-bisphosphatase yields the protein MHTGETITQFISEEQRRVGGRATGEFTALLNDVVTACKYISNAVNQGALVGVLGTASSENIQGETQKKLDIISNDIFLKSNEWAGHLAGMASEEMDDIYPIPSQYPKGKYLMLFDPLDGSSNIDVNLSVGSIFSILRCPEGVTDPTAEDFLQAGTQQVCGGFALYGPSTMLVLTTGNGVSGFTLDQNVGEFILTHPNMTIPEDTSEFAINMSNMRYWEEPVKRYVDECLAGKTGTRDKNFNMRWVASMVAEVYRILTRGGIFMYPKDNKDPGKAGKLRLMYEANPMGFIVEQAGGVCSTGRERIMEIQPSDLHQRVPVILGSKNEVERVVSYHIE from the coding sequence ATGCATACAGGTGAAACCATTACACAATTTATCAGCGAAGAACAACGTCGAGTGGGAGGCCGGGCCACCGGTGAATTTACCGCCCTGCTTAACGATGTGGTCACCGCTTGTAAATATATCTCAAATGCTGTGAACCAAGGAGCCCTGGTTGGGGTGCTGGGTACCGCCAGCAGTGAGAACATCCAAGGGGAAACGCAGAAAAAGTTGGATATTATTTCCAATGATATTTTTCTCAAATCCAACGAATGGGCCGGACACTTGGCTGGTATGGCATCCGAAGAAATGGACGACATTTACCCCATTCCCAGCCAGTACCCCAAAGGCAAATATTTAATGCTGTTCGATCCACTGGATGGATCATCCAATATTGACGTCAATCTTTCCGTGGGTAGTATATTCTCCATACTCCGTTGTCCGGAAGGTGTGACCGATCCCACAGCCGAGGACTTTTTACAAGCGGGTACTCAGCAAGTCTGCGGTGGATTTGCCTTATACGGTCCTTCCACCATGCTGGTACTGACCACCGGTAACGGTGTTAGCGGCTTTACCTTGGATCAAAACGTTGGAGAATTCATTCTAACCCATCCCAATATGACTATTCCGGAAGATACCAGTGAATTTGCTATCAATATGTCCAATATGCGTTACTGGGAAGAACCTGTAAAACGTTATGTGGACGAATGTCTGGCTGGAAAAACCGGAACCCGTGATAAGAACTTTAACATGCGTTGGGTAGCATCCATGGTTGCCGAGGTTTATCGCATTCTTACTCGCGGCGGAATTTTCATGTATCCAAAAGATAATAAGGATCCCGGTAAAGCGGGTAAGCTGCGTCTCATGTATGAAGCCAATCCTATGGGTTTTATTGTGGAACAAGCCGGTGGCGTTTGCTCAACCGGGCGTGAACGCATTATGGAAATTCAACCTTCGGATTTACATCAAAGAGTACCGGTCATTTTGGGCTCTAAAAATGAAGTAGAACGCGTGGTGTCATATCATATCGAATGA